One part of the Streptomyces lienomycini genome encodes these proteins:
- a CDS encoding alpha/beta hydrolase family protein: MRTVTATAAAVTAALAASVASVAAGRLASDAALKAPPGRPLPTEPRLTVHGTAAGQITLTRDLAALRPGRYGLAGDGSHAVVGPVLGTVEHGADTVVRRLERVTHGTLEAGDRAWFTPNLYVGNPGTALGLEYADVDVPGELGPLPAWFLPGARPTWIIAVHGLAATREHALNLVAPLHRRNVPVLALSYRGDVGAPSSPDGLHHFGETEWRDVDAAVRYALDHGARQVVLLGWSTGATMALRTAALSGVRERIAGLVLDSPVLSWETTLRALAAARRTPGPLLPLAVRAAQGRAGLHADRDAGTAGLHRPAVPTLLFHGPGDAVAPWRLSRRLADTHPRLVALHTVPDAPHGAMWNADPEDYEETLRRFMTPLV; the protein is encoded by the coding sequence ATGCGCACTGTCACCGCAACGGCAGCCGCCGTCACCGCAGCTCTGGCGGCCTCAGTGGCGAGCGTCGCCGCCGGCCGGCTCGCCAGCGACGCCGCGCTGAAGGCGCCCCCCGGCCGGCCCCTGCCCACCGAGCCCCGGCTCACCGTGCACGGCACCGCCGCCGGGCAGATCACCCTCACCCGGGACCTGGCCGCACTGCGCCCCGGCCGGTACGGGCTCGCCGGGGACGGCTCCCACGCCGTCGTCGGCCCGGTCCTCGGCACCGTCGAACACGGCGCCGACACCGTCGTACGCCGTCTGGAACGCGTCACCCACGGCACCCTCGAAGCCGGTGACCGGGCGTGGTTCACCCCCAACCTGTACGTGGGGAACCCGGGCACCGCCCTCGGCCTGGAGTACGCCGACGTCGACGTCCCCGGCGAACTCGGCCCCCTCCCGGCCTGGTTCCTGCCCGGCGCCCGCCCGACCTGGATCATCGCCGTGCACGGCCTGGCCGCCACCCGCGAGCACGCCCTCAACCTGGTCGCCCCCCTGCACCGCCGCAACGTCCCGGTACTCGCCCTCTCCTACCGCGGCGACGTCGGCGCCCCCTCCTCGCCCGACGGCCTGCACCACTTCGGCGAGACCGAATGGCGCGACGTCGACGCGGCCGTCCGCTACGCCCTCGACCACGGCGCCCGCCAGGTCGTCCTGCTGGGCTGGTCCACCGGCGCCACCATGGCCCTGCGCACCGCCGCGCTCTCCGGCGTGCGCGAGCGCATCGCGGGGCTCGTCCTGGACTCCCCGGTCCTCAGCTGGGAGACCACGCTGCGCGCCCTGGCCGCCGCCCGCCGCACCCCCGGCCCGCTCCTGCCGCTCGCCGTCCGCGCCGCGCAGGGCCGCGCCGGGCTGCACGCCGACCGGGACGCCGGTACGGCGGGCCTGCACCGCCCGGCGGTCCCCACCCTGCTCTTCCACGGCCCCGGCGACGCGGTGGCCCCCTGGCGCCTCTCCCGCCGCCTCGCCGACACCCACCCGCGCCTGGTCGCCCTGCACACCGTCCCGGACGCCCCGCACGGCGCCATGTGGAACGCCGACCCCGAGGACTACGAGGAGACCCTGCGCCGCTTCATGACCCCCCTGGTGTGA
- a CDS encoding class II aldolase/adducin family protein yields MTYSRDGRANGVRERAWAELVATARRTVADGLVVGTSGNVSVRVGDTVLVTPSGVPYDRLTPDDATGVDLDGRQVLGTLVPTSELPMHLAVYRADADARAVVHTHAVHATAVSLLVPELPPVHYMTAALGGPVRVAPYAAYGTDELARSMLDALADRTGCLLRNHGTITYGTSLDQAYDRTAQLEWMCRLWLTASSVPGRTPSLLSPAQLAEATQRLRGYGQPG; encoded by the coding sequence GTGACGTATTCGCGGGACGGACGGGCGAACGGGGTCCGGGAGCGGGCCTGGGCGGAACTCGTCGCGACGGCCCGGCGCACGGTGGCCGACGGGCTCGTGGTCGGCACCTCGGGCAACGTCTCGGTACGCGTCGGCGACACGGTCCTGGTCACCCCGTCGGGTGTGCCCTACGACCGGCTGACCCCGGACGACGCGACCGGCGTCGACCTGGACGGACGGCAGGTGCTCGGCACGCTGGTCCCCACCAGCGAACTGCCCATGCACCTGGCCGTGTACCGCGCCGACGCCGACGCCCGGGCCGTCGTCCACACCCACGCCGTGCACGCGACGGCCGTCTCCCTGCTCGTCCCCGAACTCCCGCCGGTCCACTACATGACCGCCGCGCTCGGCGGCCCCGTCCGCGTCGCCCCGTACGCGGCCTACGGCACCGACGAACTCGCCCGCTCCATGCTCGACGCCCTCGCCGACCGCACCGGCTGCCTGCTCCGCAACCACGGCACGATCACCTACGGCACCTCCCTCGACCAGGCCTACGACCGCACCGCCCAGCTCGAGTGGATGTGCCGGCTCTGGTTGACGGCCTCCTCGGTGCCGGGCCGGACGCCGTCGCTGCTGAGCCCGGCCCAGCTGGCCGAGGCGACACAACGGCTGCGGGGCTACGGGCAGCCGGGCTGA
- a CDS encoding inorganic phosphate transporter produces MESFSLILAIVVVTALAFDFTNGFHDTANAMATTISTGALKPKVAVAMSAVLNLVGAFLSVEVANTISKGLVDETGIRPEVIFAALVGAILWNLLTWLVGLPSSSSHALMGGLIGAAVASAGLGAVNGDVLVTKVLLPAIAAPIVAGVAAMLASRMTYSLGRKADGQAARKGYRAGQIASAGLVSLAHGTNDAQKTMGIITLALIAGGALAPDSDPPVWVILGAGLAIALGTYLGGWRIIRTMGKGLTDLQPQQGFAAQTSAATVILASSHLGFSLSTTHSVSGAVMGAGLGRKGGVVRWSTATRMFVAWGLTLPAAALVAALAEWVCRAGDWGTALVAVFLVASSFAIWRISRREVVDHTNVIDAEEPGSAEPAGVVTTAMAAVSPPPAGVTEDLAVTVPAPAPTADPKAPSAATTV; encoded by the coding sequence ATGGAAAGCTTCTCGCTGATCCTCGCGATTGTGGTGGTAACCGCACTCGCGTTTGATTTCACGAACGGTTTCCACGACACCGCGAACGCGATGGCGACGACCATTTCGACCGGTGCGCTCAAGCCCAAGGTGGCGGTGGCGATGTCCGCCGTCCTCAACCTTGTAGGCGCCTTCCTCTCGGTGGAGGTCGCCAACACGATCTCCAAGGGTCTCGTCGACGAGACCGGCATCCGTCCCGAGGTCATCTTCGCCGCCCTGGTCGGCGCGATCCTCTGGAACCTGCTGACCTGGCTGGTCGGACTCCCCTCCAGTTCCTCGCACGCCCTGATGGGCGGTCTGATCGGCGCCGCCGTCGCCTCGGCCGGCCTCGGCGCGGTCAACGGCGACGTGCTCGTCACCAAGGTGCTCCTCCCCGCGATCGCCGCCCCGATCGTGGCCGGTGTCGCGGCGATGCTCGCGTCCCGGATGACGTACTCGCTGGGCCGCAAGGCCGACGGCCAGGCCGCCAGGAAGGGCTACCGCGCGGGGCAGATCGCCTCCGCCGGTCTGGTCTCGCTGGCCCACGGCACCAACGACGCCCAGAAGACCATGGGCATCATCACCCTCGCCCTGATCGCGGGCGGCGCGCTCGCCCCCGACTCCGACCCGCCGGTGTGGGTCATCCTGGGCGCGGGCCTGGCCATCGCGCTCGGCACCTACCTGGGCGGCTGGCGCATCATCCGCACCATGGGCAAGGGGCTGACCGACCTCCAGCCGCAGCAGGGCTTCGCCGCCCAGACCAGTGCCGCGACGGTCATCCTGGCCTCCTCCCACCTCGGCTTCTCCCTGTCCACCACGCACTCGGTCTCCGGCGCGGTGATGGGCGCGGGCCTCGGCCGCAAGGGCGGCGTGGTCCGCTGGTCCACGGCCACCCGGATGTTCGTCGCCTGGGGCCTGACGCTGCCGGCCGCGGCCCTGGTCGCCGCGCTCGCCGAGTGGGTCTGCCGCGCGGGCGACTGGGGCACGGCCCTGGTCGCGGTGTTCCTGGTCGCCTCCAGCTTCGCGATCTGGCGGATCTCCCGCCGCGAGGTCGTCGACCACACCAACGTCATCGACGCGGAGGAGCCCGGGTCCGCCGAGCCCGCCGGTGTGGTCACCACGGCGATGGCCGCCGTGTCGCCGCCTCCGGCGGGCGTGACCGAGGACCTGGCGGTCACCGTCCCGGCCCCGGCCCCCACCGCCGATCCCAAGGCCCCGTCGGCCGCCACCACCGTCTGA
- a CDS encoding helix-turn-helix domain-containing protein, translated as MARDIDPSLNRRRLRIELRKARDQAGLTQRDAVQQLEWSLSKLIRIEKGTVSLSVTDLRALLQLYGVADPAQVEELEEAARGSKGVSWWVQYSEVVTPPYALYLGYEGSADTIRMYNPVVLPGLVQTEDYATALMSTLTEEARVRPQVDLRITRQERFFDSDDGPEIDIVLDEAALRRQIGGPAVMRRQLDHLQSLTEHPRLTVRVLPFSAGAHFSVSTSFILLEFKDDDDLLYLEGPGGGLSSRDDLGLTARYQECFEDISDRAYDGARVIELLDKVRESLADS; from the coding sequence ATGGCCAGGGACATCGATCCGAGCCTGAACCGACGAAGGCTGCGAATCGAGCTGCGCAAAGCCCGCGATCAGGCCGGTCTGACCCAACGGGATGCCGTGCAGCAGCTGGAATGGTCACTTTCCAAACTGATCCGGATCGAGAAGGGCACGGTCAGCCTCAGCGTCACCGACCTGAGGGCTCTGCTCCAGCTGTACGGGGTGGCCGACCCCGCTCAGGTCGAGGAGCTGGAGGAGGCCGCCCGCGGCTCGAAGGGAGTGTCGTGGTGGGTGCAGTACAGCGAGGTCGTGACGCCCCCGTACGCCCTGTACCTGGGCTACGAGGGCTCTGCGGACACGATCCGCATGTACAACCCGGTGGTGCTGCCCGGTCTGGTGCAGACGGAGGACTACGCCACGGCGCTGATGTCCACGCTGACGGAAGAAGCACGGGTGCGCCCACAGGTGGACCTGCGCATCACTCGTCAGGAGCGGTTCTTCGACAGCGACGACGGCCCGGAGATCGACATCGTCCTGGACGAGGCCGCCCTGCGGCGCCAGATCGGGGGCCCGGCGGTGATGCGGCGGCAGCTGGACCATCTCCAGTCGCTGACGGAACACCCCAGGCTCACCGTCCGCGTCCTGCCGTTCTCCGCCGGCGCTCACTTCAGCGTCTCGACGTCCTTCATCCTGCTCGAGTTCAAGGACGACGACGATCTGCTGTACCTCGAAGGCCCGGGCGGCGGTCTGTCCAGCCGTGACGACCTCGGACTCACCGCCCGCTACCAGGAGTGCTTCGAGGACATCAGCGACAGGGCGTACGACGGCGCTCGGGTGATCGAGTTGCTCGACAAGGTCAGGGAGAGCCTGGCCGACAGCTGA
- a CDS encoding DUF397 domain-containing protein has translation MTAGGPEEVGAIESERSGHAWFKSSYSTDGGEACVEMAVGGGRVLVRDSKQRRHAVLAFRHASWCGFLAGLVDPDSRGV, from the coding sequence GTGACGGCCGGTGGGCCGGAGGAGGTGGGTGCGATCGAAAGCGAACGGTCAGGGCACGCGTGGTTCAAGAGCAGCTATTCCACCGACGGGGGTGAGGCATGCGTCGAGATGGCCGTCGGGGGCGGACGCGTACTGGTACGTGACTCGAAGCAACGTCGACACGCTGTGCTCGCCTTTCGTCACGCGTCGTGGTGTGGTTTTCTGGCGGGGCTTGTGGACCCGGATTCGCGCGGTGTCTGA
- a CDS encoding cobalamin biosynthesis protein yields MRAGRVFAYGAAAGLLGDLLLGDPRRGHPVAAFGRAAGAVEQVLWRDHRGWGALHTVVCAGGAAALGSAAARAVRRSPAVSVVLTGAATWAVVGGTSLAREAGAIGRALEAGDVEAARARLPHLCGRDPQALDADGIARAVVESVAENTSDAVVGALVWGAVAGVPGLLGFRAVNTLDAMVGHKSARYRRYGWASARLDDLAGWPGARLTAVLTTAAGGDPRGAVRAWRADAGRHPSPNAGPVEASFAGALGVRLGGTLSYGGRVEHRPVLNGAAGRAVRAGSGDIDRAVRLSRRVGWLALGVCAGARLLAHGIAGKGRTS; encoded by the coding sequence GTGCGTGCCGGACGCGTCTTCGCGTACGGCGCCGCCGCCGGTCTTCTCGGTGACCTCCTCCTCGGCGATCCACGCCGCGGACACCCGGTCGCCGCGTTCGGCCGTGCCGCGGGTGCCGTGGAACAGGTGCTGTGGCGGGACCACCGGGGGTGGGGCGCGCTGCACACCGTCGTGTGCGCCGGTGGCGCCGCCGCGCTCGGCTCGGCCGCCGCGCGGGCCGTACGCCGCTCTCCCGCCGTCTCCGTCGTACTGACGGGCGCGGCCACCTGGGCGGTGGTCGGCGGCACGTCGCTCGCCCGGGAGGCCGGTGCGATCGGGCGGGCCCTGGAGGCGGGGGACGTCGAGGCGGCGCGGGCGCGGCTGCCGCACCTGTGCGGGCGGGACCCGCAGGCGCTGGACGCCGACGGGATCGCCCGGGCCGTCGTGGAGTCCGTCGCCGAGAACACCTCGGACGCGGTCGTGGGCGCCCTGGTGTGGGGCGCCGTGGCCGGAGTCCCGGGACTGCTCGGTTTCCGGGCCGTGAACACGCTGGACGCCATGGTCGGCCACAAGTCCGCCAGGTACCGCCGCTACGGCTGGGCCTCGGCCCGCCTGGACGACCTCGCGGGCTGGCCGGGCGCCCGTCTGACCGCCGTACTGACCACCGCGGCCGGTGGCGATCCGCGGGGCGCCGTACGCGCCTGGCGTGCGGACGCCGGGCGGCATCCGAGCCCCAACGCCGGGCCCGTGGAGGCGTCGTTCGCGGGCGCGCTCGGCGTGCGGCTCGGCGGGACGCTCTCCTACGGCGGGCGGGTGGAGCACCGGCCCGTCCTCAACGGGGCGGCGGGACGCGCCGTCCGGGCCGGTTCCGGCGACATCGACCGGGCCGTGCGCCTCTCGCGGCGCGTGGGCTGGCTGGCGCTGGGCGTGTGCGCGGGCGCGCGGCTGCTCGCGCACGGCATCGCCGGGAAGGGACGTACGTCGTGA
- a CDS encoding cobyric acid synthase: protein MNGGLLVAGTTSDAGKSVVTAGICRWLVRQGVKVAPFKAQNMSLNSFVTREGAEIGRAQAMQAQACRVEPTAHMNPVLLKPGGERSSQVVLLGRPVGEMSARGYHGGRQERLLGTVLDSLAALRGTYDAVICEGAGSPAEINLRRTDIVNMGIARGAGLPVLVVGDIDRGGVFASFFGTVALLAPEDQALVAGFLVNKFRGDVSLLEPGLEMLHGLTGRRTYGVLPFRHGLGIDEEDGLRVSLRGTVRESVVAPPVGEDVLRVAVCAVPLMSNFTDVDALAAEPGVVVRFVDRPEELADADLVIVPGTRGTVRALEWLRERGLADAIARRVAERRPVLGICGGFQVLGEHIEDEVESRAGHVDGLGLLPVRVRFAREKTLTRPVGEALGERVEGYEIHHGVAEVTGGTPFLDGCRVGQTWGTHWHGSLESDGFRRAFLREVAAAAGRRFVPAPDTSFAALREEQLDRLGDLIEHHADTDALWRLIESGAPQGLPFIPPGAPA from the coding sequence GTGAACGGTGGCCTGCTCGTCGCCGGTACCACCTCCGACGCGGGCAAGAGCGTCGTCACCGCCGGGATCTGCCGCTGGCTGGTGCGCCAGGGCGTCAAGGTCGCGCCCTTCAAGGCGCAGAACATGTCGCTGAACTCCTTCGTGACCCGCGAGGGTGCCGAGATCGGCCGGGCCCAGGCCATGCAGGCCCAGGCGTGCCGGGTGGAGCCGACCGCGCACATGAACCCGGTGCTGCTCAAGCCCGGCGGGGAGCGCAGCAGCCAGGTCGTGCTGCTCGGCAGGCCGGTCGGCGAGATGAGCGCCCGCGGCTACCACGGCGGGCGCCAGGAGCGGCTGCTCGGCACGGTGCTCGACTCGCTCGCCGCACTGCGCGGCACGTACGACGCGGTGATCTGCGAGGGGGCGGGCAGCCCGGCCGAGATCAACCTGCGCCGCACCGACATCGTCAACATGGGGATCGCCCGGGGCGCCGGACTCCCCGTCCTGGTCGTCGGCGACATCGACCGCGGGGGCGTCTTCGCCTCCTTCTTCGGCACGGTGGCGCTGCTGGCGCCCGAGGACCAGGCACTGGTCGCCGGGTTCCTGGTGAACAAGTTCCGGGGTGATGTCTCGCTCCTGGAGCCCGGGTTGGAGATGCTGCACGGTCTCACCGGGCGGCGGACGTACGGCGTACTGCCCTTCCGGCACGGGCTCGGCATCGACGAGGAGGACGGGCTGCGGGTCTCCCTGCGCGGGACGGTGCGGGAGTCGGTCGTCGCGCCGCCGGTCGGCGAGGACGTGCTGCGGGTCGCCGTCTGCGCGGTCCCGCTCATGTCCAACTTCACGGACGTGGACGCGCTGGCCGCCGAACCCGGTGTCGTGGTGCGGTTCGTGGACCGTCCGGAGGAACTGGCCGACGCCGACCTGGTGATCGTGCCGGGGACGCGCGGGACGGTACGGGCCCTGGAGTGGCTGCGGGAGCGGGGGCTCGCGGACGCCATCGCGCGCAGGGTGGCCGAGCGGCGGCCCGTGCTCGGCATCTGCGGCGGCTTCCAGGTCCTCGGCGAGCACATCGAGGACGAGGTCGAGTCCCGCGCCGGGCACGTGGACGGCCTCGGACTGCTGCCCGTGCGGGTGCGGTTCGCCCGCGAGAAGACCCTCACCCGGCCGGTGGGCGAGGCCCTCGGCGAGCGCGTCGAGGGGTACGAGATCCACCACGGGGTGGCCGAGGTGACCGGCGGCACACCCTTCCTGGACGGCTGCCGGGTCGGCCAGACCTGGGGCACGCACTGGCACGGCTCGCTGGAGTCGGACGGCTTCCGGCGGGCGTTCCTGCGCGAGGTGGCCGCCGCCGCGGGCCGCCGCTTCGTGCCGGCTCCCGACACCTCGTTCGCCGCGCTGCGCGAGGAGCAGCTCGACCGGCTCGGCGACCTGATCGAACACCACGCGGACACGGACGCGCTGTGGCGGCTCATCGAGTCCGGCGCGCCGCAAGGACTGCCCTTCATTCCACCGGGAGCGCCCGCATGA
- the cobN gene encoding cobaltochelatase subunit CobN encodes MSTVLLLSTADTDLLAARASDAAYRIGNPTRVDVREELPGLVEGADLAVVRLLGGKRAWEDGLAALRAAGIPTVLLGGESVPDAELMAESSVPAGVVAEALRYLVEGGPDNLTQLARFLSDTVLLTGEGFDEPEKMPEYGVHGERLFTEGRPTVGVLFYRAHQLSGNTAFVDTLCDAIEARGANALPVYCGSLRDADPGLYGLLGRADALVATVLAAGGTHASQASAGGDEEAWDIGALADLNVPVLQGLCLTSSRAAWEASDAALSPMDAAMQVAIPEFDGRLVTVPFSFKEQGPDEVPVYVADPERAGRVAGIAVRHAALGHKANADKRVALVFTAYPTKHSRVGNAVGLDTPASAVRVLDALRDAGYGVTGYPSEGDELIHRLIEAGGHDVEWLTEDQLAAAPARVPLADYRAWFEKLDPELRDGMREAWGEPPGSLYVDGDDIVLASLRFGNVVVMIQPPRGFGENPIAIYHDPDMPPSHHYMAAYRWLENSFGADAIVHMGKHGTLEWLPGKGLGSSSGCAPDAVLGDLPLIYPFIVNDPGEGTQAKRRGHATVVDHLVPPMARADTYGDLAKLEQLLDEYALVSDLDPTKAPAVRAQIWTLVKAAELHHDLHVDDQPDDDAFDSFVMHIDGYLCEIKDVQIRDGLHILGGGPVGEPRVNLVLAVLRASQVWGGQANALPGLRASLAERFGLVEKELLAEPGAPVKVPVELTDLVDGPARSAADAIDLLEQLCRRFAEGMELRAWDAVAVPGLVRDVLGTELSDAVAVLEFACTEVVPRLARTTDEIGHILRALDGGYVPAGPSGSPTRGLVNVLPTGRNFYSVDPKAIPSRLSWEVGQSLADSLIQRYLNDTGEYPRSVGLTVWGTSAMRTQGDDIAEILALLGCRPVWDDASRRVTGFEVVPVAELGRPRVDVTVRISGFFRDAFPHVVGLIDDAVRAVAELDEPASSNFVKAHADEDTAEHGDRRRATSRIFGSKPGAYGAGLLPLIDARNWRSDADLAEVYAVWGGYAYGRGLDGRAARGDMETAFRRIAVAAKNVDTREHDIADADDYFQYHGGMVAMVRHLTGESPEAYVGDSATPDQVKTRTLSEETHRVFRARVVNPRWMAAMRRHGYKGAFEMAATVDYLFGYDATAGVVDDWMYEKLSAEYVFDAENRDFMKKSNPWALRGITERLLEAADRGLWAEPDAETLERLRTTYLELEGDLEGDDK; translated from the coding sequence ATGAGCACAGTGCTGTTGTTGTCGACCGCCGACACGGACCTGCTGGCGGCCCGCGCGTCGGACGCCGCCTACCGGATCGGCAACCCGACCCGGGTCGACGTCCGCGAGGAGCTGCCGGGCCTGGTCGAGGGCGCGGACCTCGCCGTCGTCCGCCTGCTCGGCGGCAAGCGCGCCTGGGAGGACGGGCTCGCCGCGCTCAGGGCCGCCGGGATCCCGACCGTCCTGCTGGGCGGCGAGAGCGTGCCGGACGCGGAGCTGATGGCCGAGTCGTCGGTCCCGGCCGGGGTGGTGGCCGAGGCGCTGCGCTACCTGGTCGAGGGCGGCCCGGACAACCTCACCCAACTCGCCCGCTTCCTGTCGGACACGGTGCTGCTGACCGGCGAGGGCTTCGACGAGCCGGAGAAGATGCCGGAGTACGGCGTCCACGGCGAGCGCCTCTTCACCGAGGGCCGCCCCACGGTCGGCGTGCTCTTCTACCGGGCCCACCAGCTGAGCGGCAACACCGCGTTCGTCGACACGCTGTGCGACGCGATCGAGGCACGCGGCGCCAACGCCCTGCCGGTGTACTGCGGTTCGCTGCGCGACGCGGACCCCGGGCTGTACGGGCTGCTGGGCCGGGCCGACGCCCTGGTCGCCACGGTCCTCGCGGCCGGCGGCACGCACGCCTCGCAGGCCTCGGCGGGCGGTGACGAGGAGGCCTGGGACATCGGCGCGCTGGCCGACCTGAACGTGCCGGTGCTGCAAGGGCTCTGCCTGACCTCCTCCCGGGCCGCCTGGGAGGCGTCGGACGCCGCGCTCTCCCCCATGGACGCGGCGATGCAGGTCGCGATCCCGGAGTTCGACGGGCGGCTGGTCACCGTGCCCTTCTCCTTCAAGGAGCAGGGGCCGGACGAGGTCCCGGTCTACGTCGCCGACCCGGAGCGGGCGGGGCGGGTCGCCGGGATCGCCGTACGGCACGCGGCGCTCGGCCACAAGGCGAACGCCGACAAGAGGGTCGCGCTGGTCTTCACGGCGTACCCGACCAAGCACTCCCGCGTCGGCAACGCCGTCGGTCTCGACACCCCGGCGTCGGCCGTGCGGGTCCTGGACGCGCTCAGGGACGCGGGGTACGGGGTCACCGGATACCCGTCCGAGGGCGACGAGTTGATCCACCGGCTGATCGAGGCCGGCGGCCACGACGTGGAGTGGCTGACGGAGGACCAGCTGGCCGCCGCTCCCGCGCGGGTGCCGCTGGCCGACTACCGGGCCTGGTTCGAGAAGCTGGACCCGGAGCTGCGGGACGGCATGCGGGAGGCGTGGGGCGAGCCGCCGGGTTCGCTGTACGTCGACGGCGACGACATCGTGCTGGCCTCGCTCCGGTTCGGGAACGTCGTGGTGATGATCCAGCCGCCGCGCGGCTTCGGGGAGAACCCGATCGCGATCTACCACGACCCGGACATGCCGCCCTCGCACCACTACATGGCGGCCTACCGCTGGCTGGAGAACAGCTTCGGCGCCGACGCGATCGTGCACATGGGCAAGCACGGCACGTTGGAGTGGCTGCCGGGCAAGGGCCTGGGGTCGAGCTCGGGCTGCGCACCGGACGCCGTCCTCGGCGACCTGCCGCTGATCTACCCGTTCATCGTCAACGACCCCGGCGAGGGCACCCAGGCCAAGCGGCGCGGCCACGCCACCGTCGTCGACCACCTCGTCCCGCCGATGGCGCGCGCGGACACCTACGGCGACCTGGCCAAGCTGGAGCAGCTGCTCGACGAGTACGCCCTCGTCTCCGACCTGGACCCGACGAAGGCGCCCGCGGTCCGCGCGCAGATCTGGACGCTGGTCAAGGCGGCCGAGCTCCACCACGACCTGCACGTGGACGACCAGCCGGACGACGACGCCTTCGACTCCTTCGTCATGCACATCGACGGCTACCTGTGCGAGATCAAGGACGTGCAGATCCGCGACGGCCTGCACATCCTGGGCGGCGGCCCGGTCGGCGAGCCGCGCGTCAACCTCGTCCTCGCGGTGCTGCGCGCCTCGCAGGTGTGGGGCGGGCAGGCGAACGCGCTGCCGGGCCTCAGGGCGTCGCTGGCCGAGCGCTTCGGGCTGGTGGAGAAGGAGCTGCTGGCCGAACCCGGCGCCCCCGTGAAGGTGCCGGTGGAGCTGACGGACCTGGTGGACGGCCCTGCGCGGTCGGCGGCCGACGCGATCGATCTGCTGGAGCAGCTGTGCCGGCGGTTCGCGGAGGGCATGGAGCTGCGGGCGTGGGACGCGGTGGCCGTCCCGGGTCTGGTCCGCGACGTGCTCGGCACCGAACTGTCCGACGCGGTCGCGGTGCTGGAGTTCGCCTGCACCGAGGTCGTACCGCGCCTCGCCCGGACCACGGACGAGATCGGACACATCCTGCGGGCCCTGGACGGCGGTTACGTCCCGGCCGGGCCGTCGGGCTCCCCGACCCGCGGCCTGGTCAACGTCCTGCCGACCGGCCGGAACTTCTACTCCGTCGACCCGAAGGCGATCCCGTCCCGGCTGAGCTGGGAGGTCGGCCAGTCGCTGGCGGACTCGCTGATCCAGCGGTACCTGAACGACACGGGCGAGTACCCGAGGTCGGTCGGCCTCACGGTGTGGGGCACGTCCGCGATGCGTACCCAGGGCGACGACATCGCCGAGATCCTGGCGCTGCTGGGCTGCCGCCCGGTGTGGGACGACGCGTCGCGCCGGGTGACGGGCTTCGAGGTGGTGCCGGTGGCGGAGCTGGGCCGGCCGCGCGTGGACGTCACGGTGCGCATCTCCGGGTTCTTCCGGGACGCGTTCCCGCACGTGGTGGGGTTGATCGACGACGCGGTGCGGGCGGTGGCGGAGCTGGACGAGCCCGCGTCGTCCAACTTCGTGAAGGCGCACGCCGACGAGGACACCGCCGAGCACGGCGACCGGCGCCGGGCGACGTCCCGCATCTTCGGCTCCAAGCCGGGCGCGTACGGGGCGGGTCTGCTGCCGCTGATCGACGCCCGCAACTGGCGCAGCGACGCGGACCTGGCCGAGGTGTACGCGGTGTGGGGCGGCTACGCCTACGGGCGGGGGCTCGACGGGCGGGCGGCGCGCGGGGACATGGAGACGGCGTTCCGGCGGATCGCGGTGGCGGCGAAGAATGTCGATACGCGTGAACATGACATCGCCGATGCGGACGACTACTTCCAGTATCACGGCGGCATGGTCGCCATGGTGCGCCATCTGACGGGCGAGAGCCCGGAGGCGTACGTGGGCGACTCCGCCACCCCCGACCAGGTGAAGACGCGGACGTTGAGCGAGGAGACGCACAGAGTCTTCCGGGCGCGGGTGGTCAACCCGCGCTGGATGGCGGCGATGCGGCGGCACGGCTACAAGGGCGCCTTCGAGATGGCGGCCACCGTGGACTACCTCTTCGGCTACGACGCCACGGCAGGGGTGGTGGACGACTGGATGTACGAGAAGCTCAGCGCGGAGTACGTCTTCGACGCGGAGAACCGGGACTTCATGAAGAAGTCCAATCCCTGGGCCCTGCGCGGCATCACCGAGCGGCTCCTGGAGGCCGCCGACCGGGGGCTGTGGGCGGAGCCGGACGCGGAGACGCTGGAGCGGCTGCGCACCACCTATCTGGAGCTCGAAGGCGACTTGGAGGGCGACGACAAGTGA